A genomic region of Raphanus sativus cultivar WK10039 chromosome 6, ASM80110v3, whole genome shotgun sequence contains the following coding sequences:
- the LOC108806293 gene encoding two-component response regulator ARR14: MFEQSMTISDQFPCGLRVLVVDDDTSCLIILEKMLLRLMYQVTICSQADVALTLLRERKGCFDLVLSDVHMPGMNGYKLLQQVGLEMDLPVIMMSVDGRTATVMTGINQGACDYLIKPIRPEELKNIWQHVVRRKCTVSKEIPKALDSSSSLESLFSLGGVSEGSVKRRKNKRRVVREAEEEEDDDPLDPGNSSKKSRVVWSMELHQQFVKAINHLGIDKAVPKRILELMNVPRLSRENVASHLQKYRLYLKRLSGAASQSKDAESMERYENIQAMVSSGQIHPQALAALYGRPIDNHMSGGFGVWIPSDSHLAGGNVSSASNRCFGALDSPSSVAASMAIHGLSSSYANLRQQGGGFSNNADYRIRQGNGSGLNEESWILGRPLRQRKA, from the exons ATGTTCGAACAAAGCATGACCATCAGCGATCAGTTTCCTTGTGGGTTAAGAGTTCTTGTCGTAGACGACGACACTTCCTGTCTTATAATCCTCGAGAAAATGCTTCTCCGTCTCATGTACCAAG TTACCATCTGCTCCCAAGCCGATGTTGCGTTAACCCTCTTGAGAGAAAGAAAAGGCTGTTTCGATTTGGTCTTAAGCGATGTTCATATGCCTGGTATGAACGGTTACAAGCTTCTCCAGCAAGTTGGTCTCGAGATGGATCTCCCTGTCATCA TGATGTCTGTTGATGGAAGAACAGCGACGGTGATGACGGGAATCAACCAGGGAGCTTGTGATTATCTCATTAAGCCGATTCGTCCCGAAGAGCTCAAGAACATATGGCAACATGTGGTCCGCAGGAAATGCACAGTCAGCAAGGAGATTCCAAAAGCTTTAGATAGCAGCAGCAGCTTGGAGAGTCTTTTCTCTCTTGGTGGAGTCTCAGAGGGGAGTGTGAAACGTAGGAAGAACAAGAGAAGGGTTGTtagagaagcagaagaagaagaagatgatgatcctCTTGATCCTGGAAACAGTTCCAAGAAGTCGCGTGTTGTTTGGTCCATGGAGTTGCATCAACAATTCGTCAAGGCTATAAACCATCTTGGCATTGATA AAGCTGTACCAAAGCGGATTCTTGAGTTGATGAACGTGCCTAGATTAAGCAGAGAGAACGTCGCTAGTCATCTGCAG AAGTACCGATTGTATTTGAAGAGATTAAGCGGTGCAGCTTCTCAGAGTAAGGATGCAGAGTCTATGGAAAGATATGAAAACATTCAAGCTATGGTTTCTTCAGGACAGATACATCCACAGGCATTAGCTGCCTTGTATGGTCGACCAATAGATAATCATATGTCTGGTGGTTTTGGAGTCTGGATACCTAGTGACAGTCATCTTGCTGGTGGTAATGTATCATCAGCTTCTAACCGGTGTTTTGGGGCTTTAGATAGTCCTTCATCTGTTGCTGCTTCAATGGCCATTCATGGTTTATCTTCTTCCTATGCAAATTTAAGACAGCAAGGTGGTGGTTTTAGCAACAACGCAGACTACAGGATCAGACAAGGGAATGGGTCAGGTCTCAACGAAGAATCTTGGATCTTGGGAAGACCGTTAAGACAGCGAAAGGCTTAA
- the LOC108805714 gene encoding uncharacterized protein LOC108805714, whose amino-acid sequence MGENTNRSEAERLLGISEKLLESRDLNGSKEFAILAQETEPLLEGTDQILAVVDVLLASSSENRINSNQPNWYKILQIEDPNQSPADSDLIKKQYRRLALLLHPDKNRLPYADQAFRLVADAWEVLSTASKKSQFDLIFTKVDLNLNKKKRGTSERMSTFWTACPYCYALHEYPRVYQEYCIRCQNCQRAFHAASVPQLPPLVPGRDEYYCCWGFFPMGFVGGKGDATKFPDWMPPVFGGVTTPTEPGPNNVNGAGSSRGVPISFDGWSSGGSGKRDGEAVRSDNGGVGSDGMPKKRGRGRPKKNV is encoded by the coding sequence ATGGGAGAAAACACTAACCGCTCCGAAGCCGAGCGCCTCCTCGGAATCTCCGAAAAGCTCCTCGAATCCCGAGATCTAAACGGCTCAAAAGAGTTCGCCATCCTAGCACAGGAGACCGAGCCTCTCCTCGAAGGCACGGATCAAATCCTCGCCGTCGTCGACGTCCTCCTCGCCTCCTCCTCGGAGAATCGCATCAACAGCAACCAGCCGAACTGGTACAAGATCCTCCAGATCGAGGACCCGAACCAGTCCCCCGCCGACTCCGATCTGATCAAGAAACAGTACCGCCGCCTCGCGCTCCTCCTCCACCCCGACAAGAACCGCCTCCCTTACGCCGACCAGGCGTTCCGCCTCGTGGCCGACGCGTGGGAGGTGCTGTCGACGGCGTCGAAGAAGTCGCAGTTCGATCTCATCTTCACAAAGGTGGATCTGAAtctgaataagaagaagagaggcACGAGCGAGAGGATGAGCACGTTTTGGACGGCGTGTCCTTACTGTTACGCGCTACACGAGTACCCTAGGGTTTATCAGGAGTATTGCATTCGTTGCCAGAACTGCCAACGCGCGTTTCACGCCGCGAGTGTTCCTCAGTTGCCTCCTTTGGTGCCTGGGAGGGACGAGTATTACTGCTGTTGGGGTTTTTTCCCGATGGGGTTTGTCGGAGGTAAAGGAGATGCGACCAAGTTTCCCGACTGGATGCCTCCGGTGTTCGGTGGTGTTACTACTCCGACAGAGCCTGGTCCTAATAATGTTAACGGGGCGGGTTCGTCTCGTGGTGTGCCGATTAGCTTTGATGGGTGGTCGAGTGGTGGTTCGGGGAAGAGAGATGGTGAGGCGGTGAGGAGTGATAACGGTGGAGTTGGTTCTGATGGGATGCcgaagaagagaggaagaggaaggcCTAAGAAGAATGTGTGA
- the LOC108811459 gene encoding cleavage and polyadenylation specificity factor subunit 3-II, translated as MAIDCLVLGAGQEIGKSCVVVTINNKKIMFDCGMHMGCDDHNRYPDFSILSKSGDFDKTISCVIITHFHMDHVGALPYFTEVCGYNGPVYMSYPTKALSPLMLEDYRRIMVDRRGEEELFTSAHIATCMNKVIPLDLKQTIQVDQDLQIRAYYAGHVLGAVMVYAKVGDAAIVYTGDYNMTTDRHLGAAKIDRLQLDLLISESTYATTTRGSKYPREREFLQAVHKCVAGGGKALIPSFALGRAQELCMLLDDYWERMNIKVPIYFSSGLTIQANMYYKMLISWTSQNVKEKHVAHNPFDFKNVKDFDRSLIHAPGPCVLFATPGMLCAGFSLEVFKHWAPSPLNLVALPGYSVAGTVGHKLMSGKPTTVDLYNGTKVDVRCKIHQVAFSPHTDAKGIMDLTKFLSPKNVVLVHGEKPSMMSLKDKITSELDIPCFVPANGETVSVASTAFIKANASDMFLKSCSNPNFRFSNSSAQLRVTDQRTSDGVLVIEKSKKAKIVHQDEVSEALREEDHIVSLAYCCPVKVKGETDGVGLIKLLSKKISETVSYAEIHESETCLQVGSFKGSLCLKEECVHRRGISSCSEVKFLCCNWSVADLELGWEIINAMKQNL; from the exons ATGGCGATCGATTGCCTCGTACTCG GTGCTGGACAAGAGATAGGGAAGAGCTGTGTAGTAGTAACGATCAATAACAAAAAGATAATGTTCGACTGCGGGATGCACATGGGCTGCGACGACCACAACCGGTACCCAGACTTCTCCATCCTCTCCAAGTCCGGTGATTTCGACAAAACCATCTCTTGTGTCATCATCACTCACTT TCATATGGATCATGTCGGAGCGCTTCCTTACTTCACGGAGGTCTGTGGGTACAATGGTCCTGTTTACATGTcg TATCCCACGAAGGCTTTGTCTCCGTTGATGCTTGAGGACTATAGGAGGATTATGGTGGATAGAAGAGGCGAGGAGGAGCTTTTCACTTCCGCCCATATCGCTACTTGCATGAACAAAG TAATTCCATTGGACTTGAAGCAGACGATTCAAGTTGATCAAGACCTTCAAATCCGTGCCTATTATGCAGGGCAT GTCCTTGGAGCAGTGATGGTTTATGCGAAGGTGGGAGATGCTGCGATTGTGTACACCGGAGATTACAATATGACTACAGATAGACATCTTGGAGCAGCGAAAATCGACAGGCTCCAGTTGGATCTTCTCATATCAGA GTCCACATATGCAACTACCACTCGCGGCTCAAAATATCCCCGGGAGAGAGAGTTTCTTCAAGCT GTTCATAAATGTGTTGCTGGCGGAGGGAAAGCTCTGATTCCTTCATTTGCTCTTGGAAGGGCTCAG GAACTATGCATGCTGCTCGATGATTACTGGGAGCGCATGAATATAAAGGTTCCAATATACTTCTCGTCAG GTCTGACCATCCAAGCAAACATGTATTACAAAATGCTCATCAGCTGGACAAGCCAGAACGTTAAAGAAAAGCATGTTGCGCATAACCCATTTGATTTTAAGAATG TTAAAGATTTCGATCGATCTCTTATACATGCTCCTGGGCCATGTGTTCTCTTTGCCACACCCGGTATGCTCTGTGCCGGATTCTCACTGGAAGTGTTCAAGCATTGGGCTCCTTCACCCCTTAATCTCGTTGCTCTGCCCGG ATACTCTGTGGCTGGTACCGTTGGTCACAAACTGATGTCTGGTAAACCGACAACGGTTGATCTCTACAATGGCACCAAGGTTGATGTCCGATGCAAG ATACATCAAGTGGCTTTCAGTCCTCACACAGATGCAAAAGGAATAATGGATCTCACAAAGTTTCTATCCCCAAAGAACGTTGTACTCGTGCACGGGGAAAAACCTAGCATGATGTCTCTCAAGGATAAGATAACCTCAGAGCTTGACATCCCCTGTTTCGTCCCTGCCAATGGTGAAACAGTTTCAGTCGCTTCAACCGCTTTTATAAAAGCAAACGCTTCTGATATGTTCCTCAAAAGCTGCTCTAACCCAAacttcagattctcaaactCCTCTGCTCAGCTCCGTGTTACAGACCAGAGAACCTCTGATGGGGTTTTGGTAATAGAGAAGAGCAAAAAGGCAAAGATTGTTCACCAAGATGAAGTCTCTGAGGCATTACGTGAGGAGGACCATATTGTTTCTTTGGCTTATTGTTGTCCTGTTAAAGTTAAGGGAGAAACAGATGGTGTTGGTCTGATCAAACTGTTGTCGAAAAAGATCTCGGAGACTGTGTCTTATGCTGAGATCCATGAATCTGAGACCTGTTTGCAGGTTGGATCTTTCAAGGGCTCTTTGTGTCTGAAAGAGGAGTGTGTTCATAGAAGAGGGATAAGTAGCTGTAGTGAAGTTAAGTTCTTGTGTTGCAACTGGTCTGTTGCAGATTTAGAGCTTGGTTGGGAAATCATCAATGCTATGAAACAAAATCTCTGA
- the LOC108813253 gene encoding dolichyl-diphosphooligosaccharide--protein glycosyltransferase subunit 1B: MAARIWIFAVVVVLAISLSLPSSSASPQDLQIVNAERRIDLSSHIVKAFLTLKVENIGKDPALDMLLAFPPTQIKHLAMVQALAITGKKKKKTYLPLDVKPTEQPDAPNDTGYFLVTFATPLTPGETVTLEVLYILTHSLEPFPSEITQAEAQLVYYRDSAVILSPYHIKQQTSFFKTPSTRVESFTSVDPANRAGKEIKYGPYEDRAPYSYAPVIVHFENNSPFAVVEELVREIEISHWGSLQITENYKLTHGGARHKGVFSRVDYQSRRSISGSSSFNALLAVLPPRVNSVYYRDDIGNISTSHLRPGFKKSELEFEPRYPLFGGWRATFIIGYRVPLEDYLFESPDGRRYLNFTFGCPLVETIVNKLTLKVVLPEGSKDPSAVLPFTVNQDLQVKYSYLDIVGRTVVVLQKDNVVPTHNVPFQVYYTFKPIYMLAEPFMLVSAFFFVFVASLAYVHIDLNIAKK, from the exons ATGGCTGCTCGTATCTGGATCTTCGCCGTCGTCGTCGTCTTAGCTATATCCTTATCTCTTCCTTCATCTTCCGCCTCCCCTCAGGATCTACAGATCGTAAATGCCGAGCGAAgg ATTGATTTAAGCTCACACATCGTGAAGGCCTTCTTGACCCTTAag GTCGAAAATATTGGGAAAGATCCTGCTCTAGATATGCTTCTTGCTTTCCCACCTACCCAGATTAAGCATTTGGCTATGGTCCAAGCCCTAGCAATCACaggcaagaagaagaagaaaacctaCTTGCCTCTAGACGTCAAACCAACTGAACAACCTGACGCACCAAACGACACCGGTTACTTCCTCGTTACCTTTGCCACCCCCTTAACCCCAGGAGAAACCGTTACACTCGAGGTGCTATACATACTAACTCATTCCCTGGAGCCTTTCCCATCAGAGATAACACAGGCAGAAGCTCAGCTGGTTTACTACCGCGACAGTGCGGTGATACTCTCACCTTATCATATCAAGCAACAGACGAGTTTTTTCAAGACTCCTAGTACGAGAGTAGAGTCTTTCACCAGCGTTGACCCTGCGAACCGTGCTGGAAAAGAGATCAAATACGGACCGTACGAGGATCGTGCTCCGTACTCTTACGCACCTGTTATCGTTCACTTTGAGAATAACAGTCCGTTTGCTGTTGTTGAGGAGCTTGTGCGTGAGATTGAGATTTCTCACTGGGGTAGCCTTCAGATAACGGAGAATTATAAGTTGACTCATGGGGGAGCTCGTCATAAGGGCGTCTTCTCAAG GGTTGACTATCAGTCTAGACGTTCCATCAGTGGATCATCCTCTTTCAATGCGCTCCTTGCAGTGCTTCCTCCCAGAGTTAACTCTGTTTACTACAGGGATGACATTGGAAACATCTCAACTTCGCATTTGCGTCCAGGCTTTAAGAAG TCAGAACTTGAATTTGAACCGAGATACCCGTTATTTGGAGGGTGGAGAGCAACATTTATCATCGGCTATCGAGTTCCGTTGGAGGACTATCTCTTTGAATCACCTGATGGCAGACGTTACTTGAACTTTACCTTTGGCTGCCCCCTCGTTGAAACTATAGTTAACAAGTTGACTCTCAAA GTCGTGCTTCCTGAAGGATCAAAGGACCCTTCTGCTGTTTTGCCCTTCACAGTCAATCAAGACTTACAGGTCAAATACTCATACCTTGACATCGTGGGAAGAACCGTGGTTGTGTTGCAAAAGGATAATGTAGTTCCCACTCACAACGTACCCTTCCAG GTGTACTATACGTTCAAACCAATATACATGCTTGCGGAACCGTTCATGCTTGTATCGGCATTCTTCTTCGTCTTTGTGGCTTCTCTTGCTTATGTACACATCGATCTCAATATCGCCAAGAAGTAG
- the LOC130496330 gene encoding MATH domain and coiled-coil domain-containing protein At2g42480-like, protein MGNDNGKMTYSFEIDKFSQRTTVFSTPIFSTGSCNWYVNLYPKGDMNTSKNMSLWLRVPDPLLRPLSWSRRTSFRFVIVNPSNVNSSRTLISANYIFNKVMHSGGFRTDLSLSKLQEKKIEQLIEDGLRKVVLVPLRTQLFVAPPLSSYLQKR, encoded by the exons ATGGGGAACGACAATGGTAAGATGACTTACTCTTTCGAGATAGACAAGTTCTCCCAAAGGACTACTGTATTTTCGACTCCTATATTCTCAACCGGATCCTGCAACTG gTATGTTAACTTATATCCCAAGGGAGATATGAATACTAGTAAAAATATGTCTCTGTGGCTAAGAGTTCCAGATCCTCTCTTACGGCCTTTGTCTTGGTCGAGACGGACGTCGTTTCGCTTCGTCATTGTCAACCCATCAAACGTTAACAGTTCCCGAACCCTCA TATCTGCTAACTACATCTTTAACAAGGTAATGCATAGCGGGGGTTTTAGAACGGACTTGAGCCTTTCCAAACttcaagagaaaaaaatagagcAACTCATTGAAGATGGTCTAAGAAAAGTGGTCTTAGTACCGCTGCGGACTCAGCTTTTTGTGGCTCCACCTCTTTCCTCGTACCTGCAGAAGAGGTAG